Proteins encoded by one window of Agelaius phoeniceus isolate bAgePho1 chromosome 5, bAgePho1.hap1, whole genome shotgun sequence:
- the LOC129119235 gene encoding histone H2A type 2-C produces the protein MSGRGKQGGKARAKAKSRSSRAGLQFPVGRVHRLLRKGNYAERVGAGAPVYLAAVLEYLTAEILELAGNAARDNKKTRIIPRHLQLAIRNDEELNKLLGKVTIAQGGVLPNIQAVLLPKKTESHKAKSK, from the coding sequence ATGTCTGGGCGCGGGAAGCAGGGCGGCAAGGCGCGGGCCAAGGCCAAGTCGCGCTCGTCGCGGGCCGGGCTGCAGTTCCCCGTGGGCCGCGTGCACCGGCTGCTGCGCAAGGGCAACTACGCGGAGCGCGTGGGCGCCGGCGCGCCGGTGTACCTGGCGGCCGTGCTGGAGTACCTGACGGCCGAGATCCTGGAGCTGGCGGGCAACGCGGCCCGCGACAACAAGAAGACGCGCATCATCCCCCGCCACCTGCAGCTCGCCATCCGCAACGACGAGGAGCTCAACAAGCTGCTGGGCAAGGTGACGATCGCGCAGGGCGGCGTGCTGCCCAACATCCAGGCCGTGCTGCTGCCCAAGAAGACGGAGAGTCACAAAGCCAAGAGCAAGTAA
- the LOC129119241 gene encoding histone H4 — protein MSGRGKGGKGLGKGGAKRHRKVLRDNIQGITKPAIRRLARRGGVKRISGLIYEETRGVLKVFLENVIRDAVTYTEHAKRKTVTAMDVVYALKRQGRTLYGFGG, from the coding sequence ATGTCTGGCCGGGGCAAGGGCGGTAAGGGGCTCGGCAAGGGCGGCGCTAAGCGCCACCGCAAGGTGCTGCGCGACAACATCCAGGGCATCACCAAGCCGGCCATCCGCCGCCTGGCTCGGCGCGGCGGCGTCAAGCGCATCTCGGGGCTGATCTATGAGGAGACGCGCGGCGTGCTCAAGGTCTTCCTGGAGAACGTGATCCGCGACGCCGTCACCTACACGGAGCACGCCAAGAGGAAGACGGTCACGGCCATGGACGTGGTCTACGCCCTCAAGCGCCAGGGTCGCACTCTCTACGGCTTCGGCGGCTAA
- the LOC129119227 gene encoding histone H1.03 codes for MAETAPVAAPDVAAAAPAPAKAPAAKKPKKAASGSKARKPAGPSVTELITKAVSASKERKGLSLAALKKALAAGGYDVEKSNSRIKLGIKSLVSKGVLVQTKGTGASGSFRLNKKPGEGKEKAPKKKTAAAKPKKPAAKKPASAAKKPKKPVTAKKSPKKAKKPAAAAAKKAAKSPKKVTKAAKPKKAAAAAKSPAKAKAVKPKAAKPKAAKPKAAKAKKAAPKKK; via the coding sequence ATGGCCGAGACCGCTCCCGTCGCCGCGCCCGAcgtcgccgccgccgccccggcaCCGGCCAAAGCCCCCGCCGCCAAGAAGCCGAAGAAGGCGGCGAGCGGCTCCAAAGCCCGCAAGCCCGCGGGGCCCAGCGTCACCGAGCTGATCACCAAGGCCGTGTCCGCCTCCAAGGAGCGCAAGGGGCTCTCGCTCGCCGCGCTCAAGAAGGCGCTGGCCGCCGGCGGCTACGATGTGGAGAAAAGTAACAGCCGCATTAAACTAGGTATCAAGAGCCTCGTCAGCAAGGGTGTCCTGGTGCAGACCAAGGGCACCGGCGCCTCCGGCTCCTTCCGCCTCAACAAGAaacctggagaaggaaaggagaaagccCCGAAGAAGAAAACTGCCGCAGCCAAGCCCAAGAAGCCGGCGGCCAAGAAGCCCGCCAGCGCCGCCAAGAAGCCCAAGAAGCCGGTGACGGCCAAAAAGAGCCCCAAGAAAGCCAAGAAGCCGGCGGCCGCCGCAGCCAAGAAAGCAGCGAAGAGCCCCAAGAAGGTGACAAAGGCTGCCAAGCCCAAAAAAGCGGCGGCAGCAGCCAAGAGCCCGGCTAAAGCGAAAGCGGTGAAGCCCAAAGCAGCCAAGCCCAAGGCGGCCAAGCCGAAAGCGGCCAAGGCGAAGAAGGCGGCAcctaagaaaaaataa